One window of the Thunnus albacares chromosome 3, fThuAlb1.1, whole genome shotgun sequence genome contains the following:
- the wdr19 gene encoding WD repeat-containing protein 19 isoform X1, which translates to MKSVFILADKAWAGSNLLYKWQKSLGNYIAVAGQDNSVKIFDRHGNKWTELNLPGRCVGMDWDKDGDILAVIAAKSSSIYLWDASVNKTSQIDSGMSRDQMSFILWSKTSPLLAVGTVKGNLLIYNQQTSRKIPVLGKHTKKITCGCWSSQNLLALGSDDNTLSISNHEGDTVRQTTLRGEPAEICFSVMKTDERSSLGESTVSVSVEKKILMLFSVNDPENRIELTFQRHYGNIVSYRWYGDGYILIGFSHGYFVVISTHIREIGQELYQAQNHKDSLNSVAISPVLNKAASCGDNCIKIQELSELKDISNVVRLDDETKGLDQLNWTDDGQLLAVSTQKGTLHVFLTKLPILGDSFGTRLAYLTSLLEVTVSNQVDGEKPVAIQVEVEPTFIAVGPYHVAVGMNNRAWFYALVDQNPGFNKLKDIEYLGTIASMCLNSDYAAALFEGKVQLHMIEGQDQEEKKQMKLFPDDDRKGRILCHALTADFLYYGTDLGNVVCVLVEDWETVSSYSHSVGVRKVFPDLNGTRLVFIDDKNGGFLLSPASATDSCFELPNFSPTITGVLWDNWHADRGVFVAYDDDKVYTYALHKTTIYGPRVVLVGSTALLFSQKPLLLHNGELTCQTASGKTSDVALSTHSFLKTLIGTAPDSPPELSKQLAQALMLKRFHEACDLCKFAGSDIDWAELGKACLVHMEVELAIQVYRMSGNVGMVLSLQGIQGIEDMNLLAGHLAMFLGEYNLAQDHYLSSSCPIAALEMRRDLLHWDSALMLAKRLAEDQIPFISKEYAVHLEFIGDYVNALAHYEKGMTHDNKFQEHDEACQAGVARMSIRMGDIRRGAAQATQHPSRILKKECGAILESMKQFSEAAQLYEKGQYYDKAASVYIRCKNWAKVGELLPHVSSPKIHLQYAKAKEADGKYKDAARAYESAKDWDNVIRVLLDHLNNPEDAVRIVRETQSIDGAKMVARFFLRLNDHGSAIHFLVLSQCNDEAFQLAQQHGQMEVYADIIGSEATQEDYQSIALYFEAEKKHLQAGRFFQKCGQYSRALKHFLKCPNTDDNLAVEMAIETVGQAKDNSLTNQLIDYLMGESDGMPKDAKYLFRLYMALQQYREAARTAIIIAREEQCAGNYRNAHDLLFSMYTELQAQKIKIPAEMATNLMILHSYLLVKIHVKRGDHLKGARMLIRVSNNISKFPAHVVPILTSAVIECHRAGLKNSAFSFAAMLMRPEYRNEIDSKYRKKIEAMVRRPDTSELEEETTPCPFCGFQLPQNELLCISCKNNLPYCIATGRHMLKEDWSVCPHCEFPALYSQFILLLETETVCPMCSETLSVKQVKKISDCSTYLQTDELDQ; encoded by the exons ATGAAG AGCGTTTTCATCCTCGCCGACAAAGCCTGGGCGGGTTCTAACCTACTGTATAAGTGGCAGAAATCTCTTGGTAATTATATCGCTGTTGCAGG ACAGGACAACTCAGTGAAAATATTTGATCGACATGGAAACAAGTGGACTGAGCTCAACCTCCCAGG ACGCTGCGTGGGGATGGACTGGGATAAGGATGGGGACATTTTGGCAGTGATAGCTGCAAAATCCAGCTCCATCTACCTCTGGGATGCCAGCGTGAATAAAACATCTCAGATAGACAGTGGCATGAG cAGAGATCAGATGTCCTTCATCCTGTGGTCAAAGACAAGCCCTCTGTTGGCAGTTGGGACCGTCAAAGGAAACCTGTTGATCTACAATCAGCAGACCTCACGCAAGATTCCTGTACTGG GTAAACACACCAAGAAGATCACCTGTGGGTGCTGGAGTAGTCAGAATCTACTGGCACTCGGAAGTGATGACAACACTCTGAGCATCAGCAACCATGAGGGGGACACCGTCAGACAG ACAACACTGCGTGGTGAGCCTGCTGAAATTTGTTTTTCGGTGATGAAGACGGATGAAAGGTCCTCCCTAGGAGAGAGCACt GTGAGTGTTTCTGTGGAAAAGAAAATTCTGATGCTCTTCAGTGTCAACGACCCTGAAAACCGGATAGAACTGACCTTTCAGCGCCATTATGGAAACATTGTGTCTTACCGCTG GTACGGGGATGGGTATATACTGATCGGTTTTTCCCACGGATACTTTGTGGTTATTTCCACCCACATCAGGGAGATAGGTCAGGAGCTCTACCAGGCTCAGAACCATAAAGACAGCCTCAACAGTGTGGCCATCTCACCAGTGTTAAACAAGGCTGCCTCCTGTGGGGACAACTG caTAAAGATCCAGGAGCTGTCTGAGCTCAAAGACATCAGCAATGTAGTTCGGCTGGATGATGAGACTAAAG gtCTGGACCAGCTGAACTGGACGGACGATGGACAGTTGTTGGCGGTTTCCACACAGAAAGGGACGCTCCATGTCTTTCTGACCAAGCTGCCTATCCTGGGAGACAGCTTTGGTACCCGGCTAGCTTACCTCACCTCCCTGCTGGAGGTCACTGTGTCAAACCAGGTGGATGGG gagAAGCCTGTGGCCATACAAGTGGAAGTTGAGCCCACTTTTATTGCAGTGGGACCGTACCATGTGGCTGTGGGAATGAACAACAGAGCCTGGTTCTATGCTTTGGTTGACCAAAACCCTG GTTTTAACAAACTGAAGGACATCGAGTATTTGGGGACGATAGCCAGCATGTGCCTTAACTCTGACTATGCAGCAGCGCTGTTTGAGGGAAAAGTCCAGTTGCACATG ATTGAAGGCCAAGACcaggaggagaagaagcagATGAAGTTGTTTCCAGACGATGACAGAAAAGGACGGATCCTGTGCCACGCACTCACCGCTGACTTCCTCTACTATGGCACTGAT ttagGTAATGTGGTGTGTGTCTTGGTGGAGGACTGGGAGACTGTGAGCAGCTACAGCCACTCAGTGGGTGTGAGAAAAGTTTTCCCTGACCTGAACGGCACACGGCTCGTCTTCATTGACGACAAGAACGGCGGCTTCTTGCTCTCCCCTGCAAGT GCAACAGACTCGTGCTTTGAGCTCCCCAACTTCTCTCCCACCATCACCGGAGTGCTGTGGGACAACTGGCACGCCGACAGAGGAGTGTTTGTAGCTTATGACGATGACAAGGTCTACACTTACGCCCTGCATAAAACCACCATATATG GCCCACGGGTGGTGTTGGTGGGGAGCACTGCACTCCTGTTTTCCCAGAAGCCTTTGCTGTTGCACAACGGGGAGCTGACGTGTCAGACGGCGAGCGGCAAGACCAGCGACGTGGCTCTGAGCACACACTCCTTCCTCAAGACCTTGATCGGCACAGCGCCGGATTCACCGCCAGAGCTCAGCAAGCAGTTGGCTCAGGCACTCATGCTCAAGAG GTTCCATGAAGCCTGTGATCTGTGTAAGTTTGCAGGCAGTGACATAGACTGGGCTGAGTTAGGCAAAGCCTGTCTGGTCCACATGGAGGTCGAGCTGGCCATCCAAGTCTACCGCATGAGTGGCAATGTGGGCATGGTCCTGTCACTACAGGGCATCCAG GGTATAGAGGACATGAATTTACTAGCAGGCCATTTGGCCATGTTTCTGGGTGAATACAACCTGGCTCAGGACCACTATCTGTCCTCAAGCTGCCCCATCGCTGCCctggag aTGAGGAGAGATCTGTTGCACTGGGACAGCGCTCTTATGTTAGCCAAGAGGTTAGCAGAAGACCAGATTCCCTTTATATCCAAAGAATATGCTGTCCATCTGGAGTTTAt TGGAGACTATGTGAACGCTCTGGCACACTATGAGAAAGGCATGACCCACGATAATAAA TTCCAGGAGCATGATGAGGCATGTCAGGCAGGTGTAGCCAGGATGTCCATTCGGATGGGCGACATTAGGAGAGGAGCCGCCCAGGCTACTCAGCACCCAAGCAGAATCCTCAAGAAGGAATGTGGAGCCATACTGGAGAGCATGAAG CAATTCTCTGAAGCTGCTCAGCTCTATGAAAAAGGCCAGTACTATGACAAGGCTGCATCAGTCTACATTCGGTGCAAGAACTG GGCGAAGGTGGGAGAGTTGCTCCCACACGTCTCCTCTCCCAAGATCCACCTGCAGTACGCCAAAGCCAAGGAGGCGGACGGCAA GTATAAGGATGCAGCACGGGCCTATGAGAGCGCTAAAGACTGGGACAACGTGATCCGTGTCCTGCTGGACCACCTCAACAACCCAGAGGACGCTGTCCGCATCGTCAGGGAGACGCAGAGCATCGACGGAGCAAAGATGGTTGCCAG gttcTTCCTGCGATTGAACGACCACGGCTCAGCCATCCACTTCCTGGTGCTGTCTCAGTGCAACGACGAGGCCTTCCAGCTGGCACAGCAGCACGGACAGATGGAAGTGTACGCAGACATCATTG GCTCTGAGGCGACGCAGGAGGACTATCAGAGCATTGCTCTCTACTTTGAGGCGGAGAAGAAACACCTTCAGGCTGGCAGGTTCTTCCAGAAGTGTGGGCAGTACAGCAGA GCCCTGAAGCACTTCCTGAAGTGTCCCAACACTGATGACAACCTGGCTGTTGAAATGGCTATTGAGACG gtAGGCCAGGCCAAGGACAACTCTCTGACCAATCAGCTGATAGATTACCTGATGGGGGAGAGTGACGGTATGCCCAAG gATGCCAAGTACCTGTTCCGTCTGTACATGGCGCTGCAGCAGTACAGGGAGGCCGCTCGCACCGCCATCATCATCGCCAGAGAAGAGCAGTGCGCAG GTAACTACCGTAATGCCCATGATTTGCTGTTCAGCATGTACACGGAACTGCAGGCCCAGAAGATAAAGATCCCGGCTGAGATGGCCACCAATCTGATGATCCTCCACTCCTACCTGCTGGTCAAG ATCCACGTGAAGAGAGGAGACCACCTGAAAGGAGCGCGCATGCTCATCCGTGTCAGCAACAATATCAGCAAGTTTCCTGCAC atgttGTGCCCATCCTGACATCTGCAGTCATCGAATGTCACCGGGCCGGGCTGAAGAACTCGGCCTTCAGCTTCGCCGCCATGCTGATGAGACCAGAGTACCGAAACGAGATCGACTCAAAGTACAGGAAGAAGATCGAGGCTATGGTCCG ACGACC
- the wdr19 gene encoding WD repeat-containing protein 19 isoform X2 — protein MKSVFILADKAWAGSNLLYKWQKSLGNYIAVAGQDNSVKIFDRHGNKWTELNLPGRCVGMDWDKDGDILAVIAAKSSSIYLWDASVNKTSQIDSGMRDQMSFILWSKTSPLLAVGTVKGNLLIYNQQTSRKIPVLGKHTKKITCGCWSSQNLLALGSDDNTLSISNHEGDTVRQTTLRGEPAEICFSVMKTDERSSLGESTVSVSVEKKILMLFSVNDPENRIELTFQRHYGNIVSYRWYGDGYILIGFSHGYFVVISTHIREIGQELYQAQNHKDSLNSVAISPVLNKAASCGDNCIKIQELSELKDISNVVRLDDETKGLDQLNWTDDGQLLAVSTQKGTLHVFLTKLPILGDSFGTRLAYLTSLLEVTVSNQVDGEKPVAIQVEVEPTFIAVGPYHVAVGMNNRAWFYALVDQNPGFNKLKDIEYLGTIASMCLNSDYAAALFEGKVQLHMIEGQDQEEKKQMKLFPDDDRKGRILCHALTADFLYYGTDLGNVVCVLVEDWETVSSYSHSVGVRKVFPDLNGTRLVFIDDKNGGFLLSPASATDSCFELPNFSPTITGVLWDNWHADRGVFVAYDDDKVYTYALHKTTIYGPRVVLVGSTALLFSQKPLLLHNGELTCQTASGKTSDVALSTHSFLKTLIGTAPDSPPELSKQLAQALMLKRFHEACDLCKFAGSDIDWAELGKACLVHMEVELAIQVYRMSGNVGMVLSLQGIQGIEDMNLLAGHLAMFLGEYNLAQDHYLSSSCPIAALEMRRDLLHWDSALMLAKRLAEDQIPFISKEYAVHLEFIGDYVNALAHYEKGMTHDNKFQEHDEACQAGVARMSIRMGDIRRGAAQATQHPSRILKKECGAILESMKQFSEAAQLYEKGQYYDKAASVYIRCKNWAKVGELLPHVSSPKIHLQYAKAKEADGKYKDAARAYESAKDWDNVIRVLLDHLNNPEDAVRIVRETQSIDGAKMVARFFLRLNDHGSAIHFLVLSQCNDEAFQLAQQHGQMEVYADIIGSEATQEDYQSIALYFEAEKKHLQAGRFFQKCGQYSRALKHFLKCPNTDDNLAVEMAIETVGQAKDNSLTNQLIDYLMGESDGMPKDAKYLFRLYMALQQYREAARTAIIIAREEQCAGNYRNAHDLLFSMYTELQAQKIKIPAEMATNLMILHSYLLVKIHVKRGDHLKGARMLIRVSNNISKFPAHVVPILTSAVIECHRAGLKNSAFSFAAMLMRPEYRNEIDSKYRKKIEAMVRRPDTSELEEETTPCPFCGFQLPQNELLCISCKNNLPYCIATGRHMLKEDWSVCPHCEFPALYSQFILLLETETVCPMCSETLSVKQVKKISDCSTYLQTDELDQ, from the exons ATGAAG AGCGTTTTCATCCTCGCCGACAAAGCCTGGGCGGGTTCTAACCTACTGTATAAGTGGCAGAAATCTCTTGGTAATTATATCGCTGTTGCAGG ACAGGACAACTCAGTGAAAATATTTGATCGACATGGAAACAAGTGGACTGAGCTCAACCTCCCAGG ACGCTGCGTGGGGATGGACTGGGATAAGGATGGGGACATTTTGGCAGTGATAGCTGCAAAATCCAGCTCCATCTACCTCTGGGATGCCAGCGTGAATAAAACATCTCAGATAGACAGTGGCATGAG AGATCAGATGTCCTTCATCCTGTGGTCAAAGACAAGCCCTCTGTTGGCAGTTGGGACCGTCAAAGGAAACCTGTTGATCTACAATCAGCAGACCTCACGCAAGATTCCTGTACTGG GTAAACACACCAAGAAGATCACCTGTGGGTGCTGGAGTAGTCAGAATCTACTGGCACTCGGAAGTGATGACAACACTCTGAGCATCAGCAACCATGAGGGGGACACCGTCAGACAG ACAACACTGCGTGGTGAGCCTGCTGAAATTTGTTTTTCGGTGATGAAGACGGATGAAAGGTCCTCCCTAGGAGAGAGCACt GTGAGTGTTTCTGTGGAAAAGAAAATTCTGATGCTCTTCAGTGTCAACGACCCTGAAAACCGGATAGAACTGACCTTTCAGCGCCATTATGGAAACATTGTGTCTTACCGCTG GTACGGGGATGGGTATATACTGATCGGTTTTTCCCACGGATACTTTGTGGTTATTTCCACCCACATCAGGGAGATAGGTCAGGAGCTCTACCAGGCTCAGAACCATAAAGACAGCCTCAACAGTGTGGCCATCTCACCAGTGTTAAACAAGGCTGCCTCCTGTGGGGACAACTG caTAAAGATCCAGGAGCTGTCTGAGCTCAAAGACATCAGCAATGTAGTTCGGCTGGATGATGAGACTAAAG gtCTGGACCAGCTGAACTGGACGGACGATGGACAGTTGTTGGCGGTTTCCACACAGAAAGGGACGCTCCATGTCTTTCTGACCAAGCTGCCTATCCTGGGAGACAGCTTTGGTACCCGGCTAGCTTACCTCACCTCCCTGCTGGAGGTCACTGTGTCAAACCAGGTGGATGGG gagAAGCCTGTGGCCATACAAGTGGAAGTTGAGCCCACTTTTATTGCAGTGGGACCGTACCATGTGGCTGTGGGAATGAACAACAGAGCCTGGTTCTATGCTTTGGTTGACCAAAACCCTG GTTTTAACAAACTGAAGGACATCGAGTATTTGGGGACGATAGCCAGCATGTGCCTTAACTCTGACTATGCAGCAGCGCTGTTTGAGGGAAAAGTCCAGTTGCACATG ATTGAAGGCCAAGACcaggaggagaagaagcagATGAAGTTGTTTCCAGACGATGACAGAAAAGGACGGATCCTGTGCCACGCACTCACCGCTGACTTCCTCTACTATGGCACTGAT ttagGTAATGTGGTGTGTGTCTTGGTGGAGGACTGGGAGACTGTGAGCAGCTACAGCCACTCAGTGGGTGTGAGAAAAGTTTTCCCTGACCTGAACGGCACACGGCTCGTCTTCATTGACGACAAGAACGGCGGCTTCTTGCTCTCCCCTGCAAGT GCAACAGACTCGTGCTTTGAGCTCCCCAACTTCTCTCCCACCATCACCGGAGTGCTGTGGGACAACTGGCACGCCGACAGAGGAGTGTTTGTAGCTTATGACGATGACAAGGTCTACACTTACGCCCTGCATAAAACCACCATATATG GCCCACGGGTGGTGTTGGTGGGGAGCACTGCACTCCTGTTTTCCCAGAAGCCTTTGCTGTTGCACAACGGGGAGCTGACGTGTCAGACGGCGAGCGGCAAGACCAGCGACGTGGCTCTGAGCACACACTCCTTCCTCAAGACCTTGATCGGCACAGCGCCGGATTCACCGCCAGAGCTCAGCAAGCAGTTGGCTCAGGCACTCATGCTCAAGAG GTTCCATGAAGCCTGTGATCTGTGTAAGTTTGCAGGCAGTGACATAGACTGGGCTGAGTTAGGCAAAGCCTGTCTGGTCCACATGGAGGTCGAGCTGGCCATCCAAGTCTACCGCATGAGTGGCAATGTGGGCATGGTCCTGTCACTACAGGGCATCCAG GGTATAGAGGACATGAATTTACTAGCAGGCCATTTGGCCATGTTTCTGGGTGAATACAACCTGGCTCAGGACCACTATCTGTCCTCAAGCTGCCCCATCGCTGCCctggag aTGAGGAGAGATCTGTTGCACTGGGACAGCGCTCTTATGTTAGCCAAGAGGTTAGCAGAAGACCAGATTCCCTTTATATCCAAAGAATATGCTGTCCATCTGGAGTTTAt TGGAGACTATGTGAACGCTCTGGCACACTATGAGAAAGGCATGACCCACGATAATAAA TTCCAGGAGCATGATGAGGCATGTCAGGCAGGTGTAGCCAGGATGTCCATTCGGATGGGCGACATTAGGAGAGGAGCCGCCCAGGCTACTCAGCACCCAAGCAGAATCCTCAAGAAGGAATGTGGAGCCATACTGGAGAGCATGAAG CAATTCTCTGAAGCTGCTCAGCTCTATGAAAAAGGCCAGTACTATGACAAGGCTGCATCAGTCTACATTCGGTGCAAGAACTG GGCGAAGGTGGGAGAGTTGCTCCCACACGTCTCCTCTCCCAAGATCCACCTGCAGTACGCCAAAGCCAAGGAGGCGGACGGCAA GTATAAGGATGCAGCACGGGCCTATGAGAGCGCTAAAGACTGGGACAACGTGATCCGTGTCCTGCTGGACCACCTCAACAACCCAGAGGACGCTGTCCGCATCGTCAGGGAGACGCAGAGCATCGACGGAGCAAAGATGGTTGCCAG gttcTTCCTGCGATTGAACGACCACGGCTCAGCCATCCACTTCCTGGTGCTGTCTCAGTGCAACGACGAGGCCTTCCAGCTGGCACAGCAGCACGGACAGATGGAAGTGTACGCAGACATCATTG GCTCTGAGGCGACGCAGGAGGACTATCAGAGCATTGCTCTCTACTTTGAGGCGGAGAAGAAACACCTTCAGGCTGGCAGGTTCTTCCAGAAGTGTGGGCAGTACAGCAGA GCCCTGAAGCACTTCCTGAAGTGTCCCAACACTGATGACAACCTGGCTGTTGAAATGGCTATTGAGACG gtAGGCCAGGCCAAGGACAACTCTCTGACCAATCAGCTGATAGATTACCTGATGGGGGAGAGTGACGGTATGCCCAAG gATGCCAAGTACCTGTTCCGTCTGTACATGGCGCTGCAGCAGTACAGGGAGGCCGCTCGCACCGCCATCATCATCGCCAGAGAAGAGCAGTGCGCAG GTAACTACCGTAATGCCCATGATTTGCTGTTCAGCATGTACACGGAACTGCAGGCCCAGAAGATAAAGATCCCGGCTGAGATGGCCACCAATCTGATGATCCTCCACTCCTACCTGCTGGTCAAG ATCCACGTGAAGAGAGGAGACCACCTGAAAGGAGCGCGCATGCTCATCCGTGTCAGCAACAATATCAGCAAGTTTCCTGCAC atgttGTGCCCATCCTGACATCTGCAGTCATCGAATGTCACCGGGCCGGGCTGAAGAACTCGGCCTTCAGCTTCGCCGCCATGCTGATGAGACCAGAGTACCGAAACGAGATCGACTCAAAGTACAGGAAGAAGATCGAGGCTATGGTCCG ACGACC